A portion of the bacterium genome contains these proteins:
- the gltX gene encoding glutamate--tRNA ligase, whose product MKARTRFAPSPTGYIHVGNVRSALYPYLIAKQTGGDFILRIEDTDQARFVEGAEDLVLETLKWLRLDWDEGPILGENSLENGEFGPYHQTERREIYLKWAQKLIEKGLAYADPYSPEEVEEFRNQAKADKRAFLFRDHRPENPPQWQLGMPLRFKTPEIKRYTWRDAVMGELSAGPEALDDFILIKADGLPTYNFAHIIDDFEMRVTHVIRGSEYVASTPKYLSLYEALEITPPVLAHVPHILAPAGNKKLGKRDGAKSVSEYRDEGILPEAMLNFLAQLGWNDGTEEEIFSLDDLVEKFSLDRVQKSGARFDEQRLLWLNGQWIRKISLDDLFERVREFWGQEAMKSTEDFRKKVLSLVFDRLKTLRDLPAASEYFFTEQKPNLEMISGNKQLKKIEKSQIVDILSSVIENFQAISADDWTAENLQKSLNHLLEELSQKPGILFQIVRICLTWAPFSPALNDTLAVIGRDESIKRLENSLQEIEKNL is encoded by the coding sequence ATGAAAGCAAGAACTCGATTTGCGCCAAGCCCAACGGGCTACATCCATGTTGGGAATGTTAGGAGCGCACTTTACCCATATCTTATCGCCAAGCAGACTGGTGGTGATTTTATCCTTAGAATTGAAGACACAGATCAAGCGAGATTTGTTGAAGGCGCCGAGGATTTGGTTCTAGAAACTCTAAAATGGCTCAGGCTTGACTGGGATGAGGGTCCGATTTTGGGTGAAAATTCTCTTGAGAACGGAGAATTTGGTCCTTATCATCAGACTGAGCGTCGTGAAATTTATCTTAAATGGGCTCAAAAATTGATAGAAAAAGGTTTGGCCTACGCTGATCCATATTCTCCAGAGGAAGTTGAAGAATTTCGCAATCAGGCTAAGGCGGATAAGCGCGCCTTTCTGTTTCGTGATCATCGCCCAGAAAATCCACCTCAGTGGCAACTCGGAATGCCTCTTAGGTTTAAAACGCCAGAAATTAAGCGCTACACTTGGCGTGACGCCGTTATGGGCGAACTTTCTGCTGGTCCGGAGGCTTTGGATGACTTTATCTTGATTAAGGCGGATGGTCTGCCAACTTATAACTTCGCTCATATTATTGATGACTTCGAGATGAGGGTTACGCACGTTATCCGCGGGTCGGAGTATGTTGCATCTACGCCTAAGTATCTCTCTCTTTATGAAGCGCTTGAGATCACTCCACCGGTTCTTGCGCATGTTCCGCATATTCTTGCGCCTGCAGGCAACAAAAAACTTGGCAAAAGAGACGGAGCTAAAAGTGTGAGTGAGTATCGTGATGAAGGAATCTTGCCCGAAGCAATGCTTAATTTCTTGGCGCAACTTGGTTGGAATGATGGAACTGAAGAGGAGATTTTCTCGCTTGACGACTTGGTAGAAAAATTCTCGCTCGATCGTGTGCAGAAATCTGGAGCAAGATTTGACGAACAGCGACTTTTATGGCTTAATGGGCAGTGGATTCGAAAGATCTCATTGGATGATTTGTTTGAGCGAGTTAGAGAATTTTGGGGTCAAGAAGCCATGAAGTCGACAGAAGATTTCAGGAAGAAAGTTCTCAGTCTTGTGTTTGACAGGCTTAAAACTCTTCGTGACTTGCCGGCTGCGAGTGAGTATTTTTTCACCGAGCAGAAGCCAAATCTTGAGATGATCTCAGGTAATAAGCAACTTAAAAAAATTGAAAAATCGCAGATTGTGGATATTCTGTCATCTGTTATTGAAAATTTCCAAGCGATTTCAGCCGATGATTGGACGGCAGAAAATCTCCAAAAATCCCTCAATCATCTGCTTGAAGAATTGAGTCAAAAGCCAGGGATTTTATTCCAGATTGTGCGGATTTGTTTGACTTGGGCGCCATTCTCGCCAGCGCTTAATGATACTTTGGCGGTTATTGGCCGAGATGAGAGTATCAAGCGTCTCGAAAATTCTCTTCAAGAAATAGAGAAAAATTTATAA
- a CDS encoding amino acid--tRNA ligase-related protein — translation MATMKELRDERLRKLEEIQALGLNPFPAETHRTAMAGEIIDNFEKMEGQTVSVAGRIAGIRKFGKLAFIVLRDFSGKIQLFITAQSLAETSVEGNLLGIKNLNLLDAGDFVQATGEVIRSKTGEISVATSELKLLSKSLRPMPTEQDGFTNKDERFRRRYVDMNANLEVRDRFVRRSKFWQATRDFLNQRGFFEINIPVLEHTTGGADANPFVTHMDALDDAQFYLRISHELPLKRLLGAGFEKVYDLGPRFRNENYSDEHLPEHIAMEWYAAYWDWRDGMAFQEEMFKYVLSETFGTLQFRLGEFDVDLSKKWEEWDYAETIEKRYGLNPYTCSLEEVQAALKANNLEVEKSDNKSRGIDKLWKNIRKDVAGPIWLINTPTFISPLAKTHTDRPEMTQRAQVVIAGSELCNLFSELNDPIDQLNRFVEQQNMRDAGDDEAMMLDIDFVEMLEYGMPPACGMGYSERVFWIFEGVTAREGVPFPQLKHEVSATTREIYPDLKF, via the coding sequence ATGGCTACAATGAAAGAATTACGCGATGAGCGACTCAGAAAATTAGAAGAAATCCAAGCGCTGGGGCTTAATCCATTCCCAGCCGAAACTCACCGCACGGCGATGGCGGGCGAGATTATTGATAATTTCGAAAAAATGGAAGGGCAAACCGTATCTGTTGCGGGGCGAATTGCTGGTATCCGCAAGTTTGGTAAATTGGCTTTTATCGTGCTTCGAGATTTTTCGGGCAAGATTCAGCTTTTCATCACGGCGCAAAGTTTGGCGGAAACTTCTGTTGAGGGGAATCTTCTCGGCATTAAAAATTTGAATTTGCTGGACGCGGGCGATTTTGTTCAGGCGACGGGCGAAGTGATTCGTTCAAAAACTGGCGAAATTTCCGTGGCGACGAGTGAACTCAAACTTCTTTCGAAGTCGCTTCGACCAATGCCAACAGAGCAGGATGGATTTACTAATAAAGATGAGCGCTTCCGCCGTCGATATGTTGATATGAATGCCAATCTGGAAGTTCGCGACCGTTTTGTTCGTCGCTCCAAGTTTTGGCAGGCGACGCGTGATTTTTTGAATCAGCGTGGATTTTTCGAAATTAACATTCCCGTGCTCGAGCATACCACTGGTGGCGCCGATGCCAATCCGTTTGTAACGCATATGGATGCGCTTGACGATGCGCAATTTTACCTTCGAATTTCGCACGAATTGCCGCTCAAACGGCTCCTCGGTGCTGGCTTCGAAAAAGTTTATGACCTCGGTCCACGTTTTCGAAATGAGAATTACTCGGACGAGCATTTGCCAGAGCATATCGCGATGGAATGGTACGCTGCTTACTGGGACTGGCGCGACGGGATGGCTTTTCAAGAAGAAATGTTCAAGTATGTTTTGAGCGAAACTTTTGGTACTCTTCAGTTCCGCTTGGGAGAGTTTGATGTTGACCTTTCCAAAAAGTGGGAAGAATGGGACTACGCCGAGACGATCGAAAAGCGCTACGGCTTGAATCCTTACACTTGCTCGCTCGAAGAAGTTCAGGCGGCGCTTAAAGCCAACAATCTCGAAGTTGAAAAATCCGACAATAAATCTCGCGGAATCGACAAATTGTGGAAGAATATTCGAAAAGATGTGGCAGGGCCGATTTGGCTTATCAACACGCCGACGTTTATTTCGCCACTAGCTAAAACTCACACCGACCGCCCAGAAATGACGCAGCGTGCGCAAGTTGTGATCGCGGGATCTGAGCTCTGTAATTTGTTTAGTGAGTTGAATGACCCGATCGACCAATTGAATCGCTTTGTCGAGCAGCAAAATATGCGCGACGCAGGTGATGATGAGGCGATGATGCTCGATATTGATTTTGTCGAAATGCTCGAATACGGCATGCCACCAGCCTGCGGAATGGGCTATAGTGAGCGTGTTTTCTGGATTTTTGAAGGTGTGACTGCGCGCGAGGGCGTGCCTTTCCCGCAACTCAAGCATGAGGTTTCCGCCACGACCCGTGAGATTTATCCAGATTTGAAGTTTTAG
- a CDS encoding NAD(P)-dependent oxidoreductase — MKIIAFSVRKDELPYFEKFAADFDITYATTEKELTAETAHLAEGFDAVSVYTSSPEVNDAWPILKELGIGFLTVRTCGYDGLDLELAKEHGVKVANVPRYSPSAIAEFAVALTLSVVRKLPLALRRSRVQDFSVGGLLGREINTMTIGIVGTGNIGRAAARVFKAFGARVIAYDLFENDEAREIVEYVSLEELFSRSDVISIHAPLTDDNYHFINDQTIAQMKDGVVIINTGRGGHIDSSALRDGLVSGKIAAAGLDVYEFEKQWLKKDMSGQVIQDAIFRDLKNLPNVIMTPHIAFNTDVAVKNMVKISTENLISFKNAGVCDNEITK, encoded by the coding sequence ATGAAAATTATTGCTTTTAGTGTTCGAAAAGATGAATTGCCATATTTTGAAAAATTTGCGGCGGATTTTGATATAACTTACGCCACAACAGAAAAAGAACTAACGGCTGAGACGGCGCATCTGGCAGAGGGCTTTGATGCGGTTAGCGTTTACACTTCTTCGCCCGAAGTTAATGACGCTTGGCCAATATTAAAAGAGTTGGGCATTGGATTTTTAACCGTGAGGACTTGTGGCTACGACGGATTAGATTTGGAATTGGCCAAAGAACACGGCGTAAAGGTTGCTAATGTGCCACGATATTCTCCGTCTGCGATTGCGGAATTTGCCGTGGCGCTGACACTATCTGTTGTGCGCAAATTGCCTCTTGCTCTCAGGCGCTCACGCGTTCAGGACTTCTCTGTTGGGGGACTGTTGGGACGCGAAATCAACACGATGACAATCGGAATCGTCGGCACTGGCAATATTGGTCGGGCGGCGGCACGAGTTTTTAAGGCTTTTGGTGCACGAGTGATTGCGTATGATCTATTCGAGAATGATGAAGCAAGGGAGATTGTTGAGTATGTTTCTCTCGAAGAACTCTTCTCCAGAAGTGATGTAATTTCGATTCACGCGCCCTTGACTGACGATAATTATCACTTCATCAACGACCAAACCATCGCCCAAATGAAAGACGGCGTAGTGATTATTAACACTGGTCGCGGTGGTCATATCGACTCGAGTGCGCTCCGAGATGGGCTTGTTTCTGGCAAAATTGCGGCGGCTGGACTTGATGTCTACGAATTTGAGAAGCAGTGGCTCAAAAAAGATATGAGCGGTCAGGTGATTCAGGATGCGATATTTCGAGATCTCAAGAATTTGCCCAATGTGATTATGACGCCGCATATTGCATTCAATACTGATGTAGCGGTTAAGAATATGGTGAAAATTTCGACGGAAAATTTGATAAGCTTCAAGAATGCGGGAGTGTGCGACAATGAAATTACTAAATAA
- a CDS encoding alpha/beta hydrolase, with translation MNEFSTSLKHGFLTDKNGLKTSFYISKKDNKPLAVLIHGFGGNAYGMSFLGRELARDFRILLLEMPNHGKSDFLSIKKAEDLRNWNREIMEKIEQRFGAISLIVCHSMGCFSPSKDFSERIPTALINPVFQTPSKAILGVKINSISAIGALTNLPIFSPIKALFLIKIWRAQSVKNVFENMIFSFASPLKFARQAKMAQIPLSEPFFSGEYSAVSMIFHGSRDKLTLPLSKQNKAKYFPQTKIISLDTGHLAPIEIPEIIAREIRDNLKTHQ, from the coding sequence ATGAATGAATTTTCCACTTCCTTAAAGCACGGATTTTTGACAGATAAGAATGGATTGAAGACTTCTTTTTATATTTCCAAAAAAGACAATAAGCCGCTCGCCGTTTTGATACACGGTTTTGGCGGAAATGCTTACGGAATGAGTTTTTTGGGGCGAGAATTGGCGCGAGATTTCAGGATTCTGCTTCTCGAAATGCCCAATCACGGTAAAAGCGATTTTCTATCAATAAAAAAAGCGGAAGATTTAAGAAACTGGAACAGAGAAATAATGGAGAAGATAGAGCAACGATTTGGGGCAATCTCTCTGATCGTGTGCCATTCAATGGGATGCTTTTCTCCTTCAAAAGACTTTTCCGAAAGAATCCCAACCGCACTCATCAATCCAGTTTTTCAGACCCCATCAAAGGCAATTCTGGGCGTGAAAATAAATTCTATATCAGCAATCGGGGCCTTAACCAATCTACCGATATTTTCACCAATTAAAGCGCTATTCTTGATTAAAATTTGGCGCGCTCAATCTGTTAAAAATGTGTTCGAAAACATGATTTTTAGTTTTGCTTCACCATTAAAATTTGCCCGACAAGCCAAAATGGCTCAGATTCCGCTGAGCGAGCCGTTCTTTTCTGGCGAATATTCTGCCGTCTCAATGATTTTCCACGGGAGCCGCGACAAATTAACATTGCCTCTCTCCAAGCAGAATAAAGCAAAATACTTCCCGCAAACCAAAATTATCAGCCTCGACACAGGACATTTAGCCCCAATAGAGATACCAGAAATTATCGCACGAGAAATCCGAGACAATCTCAAAACTCATCAATAG
- a CDS encoding DUF2207 domain-containing protein: MKLLNKIFSKKSWANAFALFLILSVVFLPLSAHARRSKEQADPRVNDFIFSKFDGDYVLKRDDKGNSYLEVTENLTAIFQYENVNRGIERAIPRKFDGRIIFDNQVEAFRNGKPERIELNRREGDYSVFRIGNPDIYVAPGPQEYTLKYKLYNVFAKNSNKLILNTNGAQWKQPFVSVQAKLTVDDSAKSFLADGFDCYQGREGSTEKCLTSNKISDNQFVFNQFNLLAGQNLTFSVNFKDGAFPQPTLSTWDFIESMIVVLAVALVVGLLAVLIASIIWRIKKSRENRINKSVAPQYLPPKIEEIDILDAGNLMKSSKKLTAAILFLAVNGNLKIVENEKKGVFGRRVLTFEKLNEDNLNRDILSLLNKIFIGGSETADISKLSQGRALQIQSAVENAGFYSTKYYAKIAKEKPFKIFMGAFSGFMVLSFVAFFTGLMFEHIINASVFILFAIVCFTMSTLGQIVINSKQKSKLGFEMENYLKGLKMYIRLSEVERLKFNQSFENSERFKEEFGGSRVKLYEKLLPWAALFGLEKSWSKFLEKEFATENYSPVWIGAMNGFYIGNIASSINSISSTVNSYSSSISSSSGGGGGFSGGGAGGGGGGGW, encoded by the coding sequence ATGAAATTACTAAATAAAATATTTTCGAAGAAGAGTTGGGCGAATGCTTTCGCTCTTTTCTTGATCTTGTCGGTTGTTTTTCTGCCGCTTTCGGCTCATGCGCGTCGCTCGAAGGAGCAAGCCGATCCTCGCGTGAATGATTTTATTTTTTCTAAGTTTGATGGCGATTATGTGCTTAAGCGTGACGATAAGGGTAACTCTTATCTGGAGGTTACAGAGAATTTAACGGCGATTTTTCAATATGAAAATGTCAATCGAGGTATCGAGCGGGCTATTCCGCGTAAATTTGATGGTCGGATAATCTTTGATAATCAAGTTGAAGCGTTTCGAAATGGTAAGCCCGAGCGGATTGAGTTGAATCGTCGAGAGGGTGATTATAGTGTTTTCAGAATTGGAAATCCAGATATTTATGTTGCTCCTGGACCACAGGAATATACTTTAAAATATAAACTATACAATGTTTTTGCAAAAAATTCAAATAAATTGATCTTGAATACTAATGGTGCTCAGTGGAAACAGCCATTCGTGTCGGTTCAGGCTAAACTTACGGTTGATGATTCTGCTAAAAGTTTTTTGGCTGATGGGTTTGATTGTTATCAAGGTCGCGAAGGGTCGACTGAAAAGTGCTTAACCTCAAACAAGATATCTGATAATCAGTTTGTTTTTAATCAATTTAATCTTTTGGCTGGTCAGAATTTAACTTTTTCTGTCAATTTCAAAGACGGGGCATTCCCTCAACCAACACTGTCTACATGGGATTTTATTGAATCGATGATTGTAGTTTTAGCGGTTGCTTTGGTTGTAGGTCTATTGGCCGTATTGATTGCATCAATTATCTGGCGAATAAAAAAGAGCCGTGAAAATAGAATAAATAAATCTGTCGCGCCTCAATATCTGCCGCCAAAAATTGAAGAAATTGACATTCTCGATGCGGGTAATTTGATGAAATCTTCCAAAAAGCTCACCGCAGCGATCCTTTTCTTGGCTGTTAATGGCAATCTTAAAATTGTTGAAAATGAGAAGAAAGGTGTTTTTGGCCGTAGGGTTTTGACTTTTGAGAAGTTGAATGAAGATAATCTCAATAGAGATATACTTTCTCTTTTGAACAAGATTTTCATTGGCGGAAGCGAGACGGCCGACATTTCAAAATTGTCGCAAGGTAGGGCTCTGCAAATTCAGAGCGCTGTCGAGAATGCTGGATTTTACAGCACCAAATATTATGCCAAGATAGCCAAAGAAAAGCCATTTAAGATTTTTATGGGAGCGTTCTCAGGATTTATGGTGCTGAGTTTTGTGGCGTTTTTTACTGGCCTAATGTTCGAACACATCATTAATGCTTCCGTTTTTATACTTTTCGCAATTGTTTGTTTTACGATGTCGACTCTCGGCCAAATAGTTATAAATTCTAAGCAGAAGTCAAAACTCGGTTTTGAGATGGAAAACTATCTCAAGGGACTTAAAATGTATATAAGATTGAGCGAGGTGGAGCGACTAAAATTTAATCAGAGTTTTGAGAATTCTGAGAGATTTAAGGAAGAATTTGGCGGCTCTCGTGTTAAACTGTATGAAAAATTATTACCTTGGGCTGCGCTCTTCGGGCTTGAAAAATCTTGGTCTAAATTTCTTGAGAAAGAGTTTGCCACTGAGAACTACTCTCCAGTTTGGATTGGCGCGATGAATGGATTTTATATCGGAAATATAGCCAGTTCAATCAACTCAATTTCTTCGACTGTTAATAGTTACTCTTCTTCGATTTCGAGTTCAAGCGGTGGCGGCGGAGGATTTTCTGGCGGCGGCGCTGGCGGTGGTGGAGGTGGAGGTTGGTAA
- a CDS encoding His/Gly/Thr/Pro-type tRNA ligase C-terminal domain-containing protein: MRLSKLFTKTSKTSPSDEVAKNAQLLIKAGFIHKEMAGVYAYTPLGLSVLEKIKNIIREEMLKIGSQEVMMTTLQPREIWEKTDRWDDQKVDNWFKTRLNGGAELGVGLTHEEPIVDMVGQYINSYKDLPISVFQIGNKFRNELRAKSGLMRGREFLMKDMYTFARNEEEHLALYEQAVEAYHRVYIRLGLGDTTFRTYADGGIFTSKFSDEFQTLSPVGEDKIFVDFDKKIAINEEIMTDENLQKLGLKREDLVEQTSIEVGNTFHLESKYTDALDVYFTDENGERKSVIMGCYGIGVSRLMGAIAENFADDKGLVWPENIAPAQVYLVQIGEKSRDLAEEVYSELLQSDAEVIFDDRDARPGQKFADAELMGIPYRVTISDRLLDDGRFEVVSRANGNLEMLSKAEILEKFSKK, from the coding sequence ATGAGACTATCCAAACTTTTTACCAAAACTAGCAAAACTTCACCATCTGACGAGGTGGCAAAAAACGCCCAACTTTTAATCAAGGCTGGATTTATCCACAAGGAGATGGCGGGTGTTTATGCCTACACTCCGCTTGGGCTTAGTGTTTTGGAAAAAATAAAAAACATCATTCGTGAAGAAATGCTCAAAATCGGCAGTCAAGAGGTGATGATGACGACGCTTCAGCCTCGCGAAATCTGGGAAAAAACTGATCGCTGGGACGATCAAAAAGTCGATAACTGGTTCAAAACTCGCCTAAATGGTGGTGCAGAACTCGGTGTTGGTCTCACTCATGAGGAGCCAATTGTGGATATGGTTGGGCAATACATTAATTCTTACAAAGATTTGCCAATTTCGGTTTTTCAGATCGGAAATAAATTTCGAAATGAACTTCGCGCCAAGTCGGGTCTAATGCGTGGTCGAGAATTTTTAATGAAAGACATGTATACTTTTGCTCGAAACGAGGAGGAGCATCTCGCACTTTACGAGCAGGCGGTTGAGGCTTACCATCGGGTTTATATTCGGCTTGGCTTGGGTGACACGACTTTCCGCACCTATGCTGACGGTGGAATTTTCACCTCCAAGTTTTCGGACGAATTTCAAACTTTGAGCCCAGTTGGCGAGGATAAAATCTTTGTGGATTTTGACAAAAAAATCGCAATCAACGAAGAAATTATGACGGACGAAAATCTTCAAAAACTCGGCTTGAAGCGCGAAGATTTGGTTGAGCAAACTTCGATCGAAGTCGGCAATACTTTCCATCTCGAAAGCAAATATACCGACGCTTTAGATGTTTATTTTACAGATGAAAATGGCGAGAGAAAGTCTGTGATTATGGGTTGTTACGGGATTGGCGTGTCTCGATTGATGGGCGCGATTGCGGAGAATTTTGCGGATGATAAAGGTCTTGTCTGGCCAGAAAATATCGCTCCGGCGCAAGTTTATCTTGTTCAAATTGGTGAAAAATCTCGCGATTTGGCGGAAGAGGTTTACTCCGAACTTTTACAAAGTGACGCCGAAGTTATCTTCGATGATCGTGATGCTCGTCCTGGGCAAAAATTCGCCGATGCGGAACTTATGGGTATTCCATACCGCGTGACGATTTCTGATCGTTTGCTTGATGATGGCAGGTTCGAAGTTGTTTCTCGCGCGAATGGTAATCTTGAAATGCTCTCAAAAGCAGAAATTTTAGAAAAATTCTCCAAGAAATAA